One part of the Janthinobacterium sp. 17J80-10 genome encodes these proteins:
- a CDS encoding alpha/beta fold hydrolase gives MPINANSMPAHIRAPFCESHIAVGGGHRLYCAQYGEPGAPAAVVLHGGPGSGCKPAMLDWFDLSRQRVVLLDQRGAGKSVPLGETAHNHTAHLVEDIEQVRVHLRIPRWLVVGGSWGATLGLSYAGRYPAAVHGLVLRGAFLASAREVHRFFQSLQAEVPDAWARLTAGWSVAQQRNVLQSLTGLLQNGTCEQRNDAARRWHDYEEAIMRRMMASAAQTGQLANSRTVPGGLGSTPPESVLAQTITKYRLQAHYLSQACFTSERALFRCARRTAHIPTILIHGTHDLVCPPENAQRLKRFMPHADLRWVQDGTHTPADPKVLAALRLAIRDVMQK, from the coding sequence ATGCCTATCAACGCAAATTCCATGCCGGCGCACATCAGGGCGCCATTTTGCGAAAGCCATATCGCGGTCGGCGGTGGCCATCGCCTGTATTGCGCCCAATATGGCGAACCGGGCGCGCCGGCGGCCGTGGTGCTGCATGGCGGCCCCGGCAGCGGTTGCAAGCCGGCGATGCTGGACTGGTTCGACCTGTCGCGCCAGCGCGTGGTGCTGCTCGATCAGCGCGGCGCCGGCAAGAGTGTGCCGCTGGGCGAAACCGCGCACAATCACACCGCGCACCTGGTTGAAGATATCGAACAGGTGCGCGTTCACCTGCGCATTCCGCGCTGGCTGGTGGTGGGCGGATCATGGGGCGCGACGCTCGGGTTGAGTTATGCCGGGCGCTATCCGGCGGCCGTGCACGGGCTGGTGCTGCGCGGTGCATTTCTGGCAAGCGCACGCGAGGTCCACCGTTTTTTTCAGTCCCTGCAAGCTGAAGTGCCTGATGCCTGGGCTCGCCTTACGGCCGGCTGGTCCGTGGCGCAACAGCGCAATGTGCTCCAATCTCTGACAGGCCTGTTACAAAACGGAACATGTGAACAGCGCAATGATGCAGCCCGCCGCTGGCACGATTATGAAGAAGCGATCATGCGCCGGATGATGGCTTCGGCTGCGCAAACGGGACAACTCGCGAATTCACGGACGGTGCCTGGCGGCCTAGGATCGACGCCGCCGGAAAGCGTTTTGGCGCAGACGATTACGAAGTACCGCTTGCAGGCGCATTACCTGTCGCAAGCCTGTTTCACCAGCGAACGCGCGCTGTTTCGATGCGCGCGACGCACTGCGCATATCCCGACCATCCTGATCCATGGCACGCATGATCTGGTCTGCCCGCCTGAAAATGCGCAACGCCTGAAGCGCTTCATGCCGCATGCCGACTTGCGCTGGGTGCAGGATGGCACGCATACGCCGGCCGACCCGAAGGTCCTCGCGGCGCTGCGCCTGGCAATCAGGGATGTGATGCAGAAGTAA
- the pqqA gene encoding pyrroloquinoline quinone precursor peptide PqqA, with the protein MQWTKPEFTDLRFGFEITMYIANR; encoded by the coding sequence ATGCAATGGACCAAGCCTGAATTCACCGACTTGCGCTTCGGCTTTGAAATCACGATGTACATCGCCAACCGTTAA
- the pqqC gene encoding pyrroloquinoline-quinone synthase PqqC, producing the protein MNTAIQNDTEARQPWSRAEFERRLRDRGEAYHIHHPFNVSMREGRLSADQIRGWVANRFYYQVKIPQKDGAIIANCPDRETRRKWVLRILDHDGWEDNPGGIEAWSRLGEAVGIDRDLLWSQKLVVPGVRFAVDAYVNFARSAPWQEAVCSSLTEMFAPKIHQDRLATWPQHYPWIEPAGLQYFRSRISLAERDVVHGLQVTLDHFTTHTQQQRALEILQFKLDVLWSISDAIALEYP; encoded by the coding sequence ATGAATACCGCCATCCAGAATGACACTGAAGCCAGGCAGCCGTGGAGCCGCGCCGAGTTCGAGCGCCGCCTGCGCGACAGGGGCGAGGCTTATCATATTCACCACCCCTTCAATGTCAGCATGCGCGAAGGGCGCCTGAGCGCCGATCAGATACGCGGCTGGGTTGCCAACCGCTTTTACTACCAGGTCAAGATCCCGCAAAAGGATGGCGCCATCATCGCCAATTGCCCGGACCGCGAAACGCGCAGGAAGTGGGTGCTGCGCATCCTCGACCACGATGGCTGGGAGGACAACCCGGGCGGCATCGAAGCCTGGTCCCGGCTGGGCGAAGCCGTCGGCATCGACCGTGACCTGCTGTGGTCGCAAAAGCTGGTCGTGCCGGGGGTGCGCTTTGCGGTCGACGCCTATGTCAATTTCGCGCGCAGTGCGCCGTGGCAGGAAGCGGTGTGCTCGTCGCTGACGGAAATGTTCGCGCCGAAGATCCACCAGGACCGGCTTGCCACCTGGCCGCAGCATTATCCGTGGATCGAGCCGGCGGGATTGCAATACTTCCGCAGCCGCATTTCGCTGGCCGAGCGCGACGTGGTACACGGCTTGCAAGTCACGCTGGACCATTTCACGACGCACACGCAACAGCAGCGCGCGCTGGAAATCCTGCAATTCAAGCTCGACGTGCTGTGGTCGATCTCGGACGCGATCGCACTGGAGTATCCGTGA
- the pqqD gene encoding pyrroloquinoline quinone biosynthesis peptide chaperone PqqD, with the protein MNALSATPKLSRLFRLQWEPTQNNYVLLYPEGMVKLNQSAAEILKRCDGARDIPRIVDDLEQTFATTGLSGQVNDFLQSAHQRGWLV; encoded by the coding sequence ATGAATGCCCTGTCTGCCACGCCCAAGCTCTCCCGGCTGTTCCGCCTGCAATGGGAGCCGACGCAAAACAATTATGTCTTGCTCTACCCGGAGGGCATGGTCAAGCTGAACCAGAGCGCCGCTGAAATCCTGAAGCGCTGTGACGGCGCGCGCGACATCCCCAGGATCGTCGACGACCTGGAACAGACCTTTGCCACCACGGGACTTTCCGGGCAAGTCAACGATTTCCTGCAATCGGCCCACCAGCGAGGCTGGCTTGTCTAG
- the pqqE gene encoding pyrroloquinoline quinone biosynthesis protein PqqE, translating into MSSANAIDAGAAGQSAAVRPPLWLLAELTYRCPLHCVFCYNPLNYAENRNELSTAQWIDVMRQARALGAAQLGFSGGEPLLRDDLEELIAEGYQLGYYTNLITSGIGLTEARIAHMKELGLDHIQLSFQDSTREMNDFLTSTRTFDLKSRVAKLIKQYDYPMVLNVVLHRYNLDHVGRIIDMALEMGVEYLELANTQYYGWALANRAQLLPTREQLERAESVVNAYRAKIGTQMRILFVVPDYFEERPKACMNGWGSVFLAVAADGAALPCHAAKSLPGFDFPNVTQQDLRTIWYDSDAFNRYRGDSWMKDPCRTCPEKEKDFGGCRCQALALTGAAENADPVCAKSPHHDQVKNIVLQAQQSKTAAANPQPLLFRSDANSLRNSLGAEKNAG; encoded by the coding sequence TTGTCTAGCGCCAACGCAATCGACGCCGGCGCCGCCGGACAGAGTGCAGCCGTCAGGCCGCCCTTGTGGCTGCTGGCCGAGCTGACCTACCGTTGCCCGCTGCATTGCGTGTTCTGCTACAACCCGCTGAACTATGCCGAGAACCGCAATGAACTGAGCACTGCGCAGTGGATCGACGTCATGCGCCAGGCACGCGCGCTCGGCGCAGCGCAGCTCGGCTTTTCCGGCGGCGAGCCATTGTTGCGCGACGACCTGGAAGAGTTGATCGCCGAAGGCTACCAGCTCGGCTACTACACCAACCTGATCACGTCCGGCATCGGCCTGACCGAGGCGCGCATTGCGCACATGAAGGAACTCGGCCTCGACCACATCCAGTTGTCGTTCCAGGACTCGACCCGCGAAATGAACGATTTCCTGACCAGCACCAGGACTTTCGACCTGAAGTCGCGCGTGGCGAAATTGATCAAGCAATACGACTACCCGATGGTCCTGAACGTGGTGCTGCACCGCTACAACCTCGACCATGTCGGCCGCATCATCGACATGGCGCTGGAAATGGGGGTCGAATACCTGGAACTGGCCAATACCCAGTACTACGGCTGGGCGCTGGCAAACCGCGCGCAGCTTTTGCCGACGCGCGAGCAGCTGGAGCGCGCGGAAAGCGTGGTCAATGCCTATCGCGCGAAGATCGGCACGCAAATGCGCATCCTGTTCGTGGTGCCGGATTATTTCGAGGAGCGCCCAAAGGCTTGCATGAATGGCTGGGGCTCGGTGTTCCTTGCGGTCGCAGCCGATGGCGCGGCGCTGCCCTGCCATGCGGCCAAGTCGCTGCCCGGCTTTGATTTTCCCAATGTGACGCAGCAGGACTTGCGCACCATCTGGTATGACAGCGACGCCTTCAACCGCTACCGCGGCGATTCGTGGATGAAGGATCCGTGCCGCACCTGCCCCGAAAAAGAAAAGGACTTTGGCGGCTGCCGCTGCCAGGCGCTGGCCCTGACCGGCGCGGCCGAGAATGCCGACCCGGTGTGCGCCAAGTCGCCCCACCATGACCAGGTCAAAAACATCGTCCTGCAGGCGCAGCAGTCGAAGACTGCGGCGGCCAACCCGCAGCCGCTGCTGTTTCGCAGCGATGCGAACTCCCTGAGGAACAGTCTTGGGGCTGAAAAAAACGCCGGCTGA
- a CDS encoding beta-propeller fold lactonase family protein, which produces MPFHPTLPRLAAALQLAWPLLCAPALAAPFAYVPNEKSGTVSVIDTASDSVVGEIAAGQRPRGIAIDTASGALFITDATASALLMIDTAERRVLRQAPLGASPEGVSLSPNRKLVAAAVEESNSVTLKDAVSGAHIADIKVEGHNPEHAVFSPDGRELYVSAEDAEQIDIIDVARQRQVASVAVGRRPRGIGFLPDGSRAYVACELSDTVYAIDVASRKVVATIAAGKSANGITVHPSGKRVYVSNGRDATVMVIDTASNKVVNTIAVGKRPWNMALTPDGNKLYVANGRSNSVSVIDTRTGCVTAEITVGELPWGVVIR; this is translated from the coding sequence ATGCCATTCCACCCCACCTTGCCGCGCCTGGCCGCAGCCCTGCAGCTGGCCTGGCCGCTGTTATGCGCGCCGGCGCTGGCCGCGCCGTTTGCCTACGTGCCGAATGAAAAATCCGGCACGGTCAGCGTCATCGATACTGCAAGCGATTCTGTGGTCGGCGAGATTGCGGCCGGCCAGCGGCCGCGCGGCATCGCCATCGACACTGCCTCGGGTGCCCTGTTCATCACCGATGCCACTGCCAGCGCGCTGCTGATGATCGATACAGCCGAACGTCGCGTGCTGCGGCAGGCGCCGCTGGGCGCATCGCCCGAAGGCGTGAGCCTCTCGCCGAACCGCAAGCTGGTGGCCGCCGCCGTCGAGGAAAGCAATAGCGTCACGCTCAAGGATGCCGTCAGCGGCGCGCACATCGCCGATATCAAGGTCGAAGGGCACAACCCGGAGCATGCGGTATTTTCCCCCGATGGCCGCGAGCTCTACGTCAGCGCCGAAGATGCCGAACAGATCGACATCATCGACGTCGCCAGGCAGCGCCAGGTGGCGTCGGTCGCGGTCGGCCGGCGCCCGCGCGGCATCGGCTTTTTGCCCGATGGCAGTCGCGCCTACGTCGCCTGCGAACTGTCCGACACGGTGTATGCAATCGACGTCGCCAGCCGCAAGGTCGTCGCCACGATTGCTGCCGGCAAGAGCGCCAACGGGATCACGGTCCATCCCAGCGGCAAGCGAGTCTATGTCTCCAACGGCCGCGACGCCACGGTCATGGTGATCGATACCGCCAGCAACAAGGTGGTCAACACCATCGCTGTCGGCAAGCGCCCATGGAACATGGCGCTGACCCCCGACGGCAACAAGCTGTATGTCGCCAACGGCCGCTCCAACAGCGTGTCGGTGATCGATACCAGGACCGGGTGCGTCACTGCCGAGATCACGGTGGGCGAATTGCCCTGGGGCGTGGTCATCCGGTAA
- a CDS encoding PQQ-dependent methanol/ethanol family dehydrogenase: MQKQFNISVIGAALAVSFASAAVHAAGVTDAMIENDAKAPNNVLSWGMGQQGQRFSPLTQINSKTVSKLVPAWSFSFGGEKQRGQESQPVIYNGKMFVTASYSRIYALDVKTGAKLWKYEHRLPDGIMPCCDVINRGAALYDNLVIFATLDAQLVALNQDTGEVVWKEKIDDYHAGYSASAAPLIAKGLLLTGVSGGEFGVIGRVEARNPRTGELVWVRPMVEGHMGYKYDKDGKEIENGISGTTNATWPGDLWKSGGAATWLGGTFDASTGLAYFGTGNPAPWNSHLRPGDNLYSASTVAIDVATGKIKWHYQTTPNDGWDFDGVNEFITFDMNGKRMGGKADRNGFFYVIDAKNGKLQNAFPFVNKITWASSIDLKTGRPNLIPEGRPGDPTKGQDGKKGKTVFSAPSFLGGKNQMPMAYSPKTNLFYVPANEWGMDIWNEPVAYKKGAAYLGAGFTIKPLNEDYIGVMRAVDPKSGKIVWEVKNNAPLWGGVMATAGDLVFYGTPEGFLKAVDAKTGKEMWKFQTGSGVVAPPVTWKEGDTQYVAVVSGWGGAVPLWGGEVAKKVNFLEQGGSVWVFKLAGK; encoded by the coding sequence ATGCAAAAGCAATTCAACATTTCCGTGATCGGCGCCGCGCTGGCGGTCTCGTTCGCGTCAGCCGCAGTACACGCCGCAGGCGTGACCGATGCGATGATTGAAAACGACGCCAAGGCGCCGAACAATGTGCTGTCCTGGGGTATGGGCCAGCAGGGCCAGCGTTTTTCGCCGCTGACCCAGATCAATTCCAAGACCGTCTCGAAACTGGTGCCGGCATGGTCGTTTTCGTTCGGCGGCGAAAAACAGCGCGGCCAGGAATCGCAGCCGGTCATCTACAACGGCAAGATGTTCGTCACCGCCTCCTACTCGCGGATCTATGCGCTGGATGTCAAGACTGGCGCCAAGCTGTGGAAATACGAGCACCGCCTGCCGGACGGCATCATGCCTTGCTGTGACGTCATCAACCGCGGCGCGGCGCTGTATGACAACCTGGTGATCTTCGCCACGCTCGACGCGCAACTGGTGGCCCTGAACCAGGATACCGGCGAAGTCGTCTGGAAGGAAAAGATCGACGACTACCACGCCGGCTATTCGGCTTCGGCAGCGCCGCTGATTGCCAAGGGCTTGCTCCTGACCGGTGTCTCCGGCGGTGAATTCGGCGTGATCGGCCGGGTCGAGGCGCGCAATCCGCGCACCGGCGAACTGGTCTGGGTACGGCCGATGGTCGAAGGCCACATGGGCTACAAGTACGACAAGGATGGCAAGGAAATCGAGAATGGCATTTCCGGCACCACCAACGCCACCTGGCCGGGCGACCTGTGGAAATCGGGCGGCGCTGCCACCTGGCTCGGCGGCACCTTTGATGCTTCCACCGGCCTGGCTTATTTCGGCACCGGCAATCCGGCGCCGTGGAACAGCCATCTGCGTCCCGGCGACAACCTGTATTCGGCCTCGACGGTGGCCATCGATGTCGCGACCGGCAAGATCAAGTGGCATTACCAGACCACGCCCAACGATGGCTGGGATTTTGATGGTGTCAATGAATTCATCACCTTCGACATGAATGGCAAGCGCATGGGCGGCAAGGCTGACCGCAATGGCTTTTTCTACGTGATCGATGCCAAGAATGGCAAATTGCAGAATGCTTTCCCGTTCGTCAACAAGATCACCTGGGCTTCCAGCATCGACCTGAAGACCGGCCGGCCAAACTTGATTCCGGAAGGCCGCCCGGGCGACCCGACCAAGGGACAGGATGGCAAGAAGGGCAAGACCGTGTTCTCGGCGCCATCTTTCCTGGGCGGCAAAAACCAGATGCCGATGGCGTATAGCCCGAAGACCAACCTGTTCTATGTGCCGGCCAACGAATGGGGCATGGATATCTGGAACGAGCCGGTCGCCTACAAGAAGGGCGCCGCCTATCTGGGCGCTGGCTTCACCATCAAGCCATTGAACGAAGACTATATCGGCGTCATGCGCGCGGTCGATCCGAAGAGCGGCAAGATTGTCTGGGAAGTCAAGAACAATGCGCCGCTGTGGGGGGGCGTGATGGCCACCGCTGGCGACCTGGTGTTCTACGGCACGCCGGAAGGCTTCCTGAAAGCAGTCGACGCCAAGACCGGCAAGGAAATGTGGAAGTTCCAGACCGGCTCCGGCGTGGTCGCGCCCCCGGTGACCTGGAAGGAAGGCGACACGCAGTACGTCGCAGTGGTGTCCGGTTGGGGCGGCGCCGTGCCGCTGTGGGGTGGCGAAGTCGCCAAGAAGGTGAACTTCCTCGAACAGGGCGGTTCGGTCTGGGTCTTCAAGCTGGCCGGCAAGTAA
- the adh gene encoding aldehyde dehydrogenase, giving the protein MNLADISKLGIKNPFKQRYDNYIGGKFVAPVKGEYFPNITPITGQPFCEIARSTAEDIELALDAAHAARAAWGKTSLTERANILNKMADRMEANLELIATAETIDNGKPIRETMAADIPLAIDHFRYFAGCIRAQEGSVAQIDSETYAYHFHEPLGVVGQIIPWNFPILMAVWKLAPALAAGNCVVLKPAEQTPASILVLIELIGDLLPPGVLNIVNGFGLEAGKPLATSKRIAKIAFTGETGTGRLIMQYAAQNIIPVTLELGGKSPNIFFADIMDADDDYFDKCLEGFAMFALNQGEVCTCPSRVLVQESIYEKFMERAIARVAAIKQGNPLDSSTMIGAQASNEQMEKILSYMDIGRQEGAEVLIGGEQNKLAGDLAGGYYVKPTVFAGNNKMRIFQEEIFGPVVSVTTFKDEAEALAIANDTLYGLGAGLWTRDGSRAFRVGRAIQAGRVWTNCYHLYPAHAAFGGYKQSGIGRETHKMMLEHYQQTKNLLVSYSPKALGFF; this is encoded by the coding sequence ATGAATTTGGCAGACATCAGCAAGCTGGGGATCAAGAACCCGTTCAAGCAACGCTATGACAATTACATCGGCGGCAAATTCGTGGCGCCGGTCAAGGGTGAGTACTTCCCGAACATCACGCCGATCACCGGCCAGCCGTTTTGCGAAATCGCCCGCTCCACCGCCGAAGATATCGAACTGGCGCTGGACGCTGCCCACGCTGCCCGCGCTGCCTGGGGCAAGACTTCGCTCACCGAGCGCGCCAACATCCTCAACAAGATGGCCGACCGCATGGAAGCGAACCTGGAATTGATCGCCACCGCCGAGACCATCGACAATGGCAAGCCCATCCGCGAAACCATGGCGGCCGACATCCCGCTGGCGATCGACCATTTCCGCTACTTCGCCGGCTGCATCCGCGCCCAGGAAGGCAGCGTGGCGCAGATCGATTCGGAAACCTATGCCTACCACTTCCACGAGCCCCTCGGCGTGGTCGGCCAGATCATTCCCTGGAATTTCCCCATCCTGATGGCGGTGTGGAAGCTGGCGCCTGCGCTGGCCGCCGGCAATTGCGTGGTCTTGAAACCGGCCGAGCAAACGCCGGCCTCGATCCTGGTGCTGATCGAACTGATCGGCGACCTGCTGCCGCCGGGCGTGCTCAACATCGTCAACGGCTTTGGCCTGGAAGCGGGCAAGCCGCTGGCCACCAGCAAGCGCATCGCCAAGATCGCCTTCACGGGCGAAACCGGCACCGGCCGCCTGATCATGCAATACGCCGCGCAAAACATCATCCCGGTGACGCTGGAGCTGGGCGGCAAATCGCCCAACATCTTCTTCGCCGACATCATGGATGCCGATGACGATTACTTCGACAAGTGCCTGGAAGGCTTTGCGATGTTTGCCCTGAACCAGGGTGAAGTCTGCACCTGCCCGTCGCGCGTGCTGGTACAGGAATCGATCTACGAGAAATTCATGGAACGCGCCATTGCGCGGGTAGCCGCCATCAAGCAGGGCAACCCGCTCGACAGCAGCACCATGATCGGCGCCCAGGCCTCCAATGAACAGATGGAAAAGATCCTGTCGTACATGGACATCGGCCGCCAGGAAGGCGCCGAGGTGCTGATCGGCGGCGAGCAGAACAAGCTTGCGGGCGACCTGGCCGGCGGCTACTACGTCAAGCCGACGGTATTTGCCGGCAACAACAAGATGCGCATCTTCCAGGAAGAGATCTTCGGGCCGGTGGTATCGGTGACCACCTTCAAGGATGAAGCCGAGGCGCTGGCGATTGCCAACGACACGCTGTACGGCCTGGGCGCCGGCTTGTGGACCCGCGACGGCTCGCGCGCCTTCCGCGTTGGCCGCGCCATCCAGGCGGGGCGCGTGTGGACCAACTGCTACCACCTGTATCCGGCGCATGCGGCCTTCGGCGGCTACAAGCAGTCGGGCATTGGCCGCGAGACGCACAAGATGATGCTGGAACACTATCAGCAAACCAAGAACCTGCTGGTCAGCTACAGCCCGAAGGCGCTGGGCTTTTTCTAA
- a CDS encoding VOC family protein encodes MDKHAKNTICLWYDGDAEQAAQFYAKTFPDSSVGAVYLAPGDFPSGKKGDVLTVEFTVMGIPCLGLNGGPAFKHNEAFSFQVATDDQAETDRYWNAIIDNGGVESACGWCKDKWGLSWQITPIVLTKAIADPDPAAAKRAFDAMMEMKKIDIATIEAARRG; translated from the coding sequence ATGGATAAGCACGCCAAGAATACGATTTGCCTTTGGTACGATGGCGACGCCGAGCAGGCGGCGCAATTTTATGCCAAGACCTTCCCCGATTCATCCGTTGGCGCGGTCTATCTTGCGCCGGGAGACTTTCCATCAGGGAAAAAGGGGGATGTGTTGACGGTGGAGTTCACGGTGATGGGGATTCCCTGCCTCGGGCTCAATGGTGGCCCCGCGTTCAAGCACAACGAAGCATTCTCGTTTCAGGTCGCAACCGATGACCAGGCCGAAACCGATCGGTACTGGAACGCAATCATCGACAACGGTGGCGTGGAGAGTGCCTGCGGGTGGTGCAAAGACAAGTGGGGCCTGTCCTGGCAGATCACGCCAATCGTGCTGACCAAGGCGATAGCCGACCCCGACCCTGCCGCCGCCAAGCGCGCATTCGACGCAATGATGGAAATGAAAAAGATCGACATCGCCACAATCGAGGCGGCGCGCCGCGGTTGA
- a CDS encoding SRPBCC family protein encodes MATGTVRLHRVLRTRPEKIYRAFIDAAAMAKWLPPYGFICKVHHMDPKVGGTFKMSFENFSTEQGHSFGGLYRQLVPGELIQYTDKFDDPNLPGEMLVTVTLKAVSCGTEVDIEQSGIPELIPVEMCYLGWQESLVQLANLVEPEIPG; translated from the coding sequence ATGGCTACTGGAACTGTCCGCCTCCATCGTGTCCTGCGCACCAGGCCAGAGAAGATCTACCGCGCCTTTATAGATGCTGCTGCAATGGCCAAGTGGCTTCCACCGTACGGCTTTATTTGCAAGGTTCACCATATGGACCCGAAAGTCGGCGGAACCTTCAAAATGTCATTTGAAAATTTCTCGACTGAGCAAGGTCACTCTTTCGGCGGGCTGTATCGGCAGCTGGTTCCCGGCGAACTCATTCAATACACCGATAAATTCGATGATCCGAACCTGCCAGGCGAAATGCTGGTTACGGTGACGCTGAAGGCAGTGTCGTGCGGTACGGAGGTCGATATCGAACAAAGTGGGATTCCGGAGCTTATCCCCGTCGAAATGTGCTACCTGGGCTGGCAAGAGTCTCTCGTGCAGCTTGCCAATCTGGTTGAGCCTGAGATCCCGGGCTAA
- a CDS encoding EamA family transporter, which produces MATTNNWFFWAVLSAAFAALTAIFAKIGIQGVNSDLATLVRTAVVMFVLAIFVWVTGKWSNPLLLPSRTWLFLVLSALATGASWLCYFRALQIGDASKVAPVDKFSLVLVAVFAFVFLGERPSARDWFGIALVAAGVLVLAFKR; this is translated from the coding sequence ATGGCTACTACGAATAACTGGTTCTTTTGGGCAGTCTTGTCAGCCGCGTTTGCTGCATTGACTGCCATTTTCGCGAAGATTGGCATTCAAGGCGTAAACTCGGATCTGGCCACGCTGGTGAGAACCGCTGTCGTGATGTTCGTCCTGGCCATATTTGTTTGGGTTACCGGCAAGTGGAGCAACCCGCTGCTTTTGCCGTCGAGAACTTGGCTGTTTCTCGTGCTTTCGGCATTGGCGACTGGCGCTTCGTGGCTATGCTATTTCCGGGCGCTGCAAATTGGCGACGCTTCGAAGGTCGCGCCGGTGGACAAGTTCAGTCTCGTGTTGGTAGCGGTGTTCGCGTTTGTGTTTCTTGGCGAGCGGCCTTCGGCGAGAGATTGGTTCGGCATCGCCCTGGTGGCCGCTGGTGTCTTGGTTCTAGCCTTCAAGCGCTAG